The genomic window CACGGGCTCAACGTCCAGGTGAAGTAGACGGAGTTGACTATTTCTTCCGTACGCGTGCAGAATTTGAAGAATTGATCCGTCAAGGACAGATGTTAGAGTATGCAGAGTATGTGGGCAACTACTACGGTACTCCTCTGACTTATGTCAATGAAACCCTTGATAAGGGCATTGATGTTTTCCTTGAAATCGAAGTTCAGGGAGCTCTCCAGGTCAAGAAAAAAGTTCCAGATGCTGTCTTTATATTTTTGACACCACCAGATTTGGAAGAATTGCAAGATCGTCTCGTTGGTCGTGGTACAGATAGCGCAGAAGTGATTGCACAGCGTATTGAAAAAGCCAAAGAAGAAATTGCTTTGATGCGTGAGTATGACTATGCTATTGTCAATGACCATGTTCCTCTTGCTGCAGAACGTGTCAAACGTGTGATTGAAGCTGAACATTTCCGTGTGGATCGTGTTATCGGTCACTATCAGGATATGCTACCAAAGTCTCCGACTATTCGATAAACTATAGAAAACAGGTACAAACAAATGATGCTTAAACCCTCTATTGATACCTTACTTGACAAGGTACCATCAAAATATTCACTCGTAATCTTGTTAGCAAAACGTGCTCACGAATTAGAAGCTGGAGCAACTCCAACACAAGAATTCAAATCTGAAAAATCTACACTTCGTGCTTTGGAAGAAATTGAATCAGGGAATGTAACCATCCACCCAGATCCAGAAGGAAAACGCGAAGCTGTTCGTCGTCGTATCGAAGAAGAAAGACGATTGAGAGAAGAAGAAGAAAAGAAAATCAAAGAGCAAATCGCGAAAGAAAAAGAAGAAGGTGAAAAAATTTAAGGTTGGGGGGACTCAATCTTATTTTTTCTATTGCAAGAATACTCAATCAATTGAAACGATTTAAGAAGAGAAGGAGGTGAGGATATGGCTATTGCAAAAATTATTGTCGATGTTCCTTTGATGCAGACGGACCAACCCTATAGTTACAAGATTCCTGAAGAATTTAAAGATATGTTGGAAGTCGGCATGCGAGTCCACGTTCCATTTGGAAAGGCCAATCGCTTGATTCAAGGGATAGTACTTGGAATGGAACAAGAAAATGATACGGAAGTGGCAGACGAGGACTTGAAAGAGATTGCCGAAGTGCTGGACTTTTCTCCTGTCTTAACGGAGGAACAGCTCTGGTTAGCTGAAGAACTACGTAAGTCAGTATTCTCTTATAAAATTTCCATTCTTAAAGCTATGCTTCCTGGGTTTTTGAACTCTAGCTATGATAAGATCCTCTATCCTCTGGAAGGCTTGAGTCAAGAAGACAGACATCGTTTGTTTGGTTCGCAGGACTCCTTAGCATTTTCATCTCTCGACCTAGAAAAGCAAGCTGAGATGATGAGGTTGACTCGAAAAGGGCTCTTGAAACTAGAGTATCAGGCTGTAGACCAGAAGAAGGTTAAAACGCAGTCTTGGGTTGAAGTGAATCCTGACAAATTAGAAAAATTAGAAATCTCAAATCGTGCCAAGAAGAAATTGGAACTGCGAGAATATTTATTAGCACATCCTGCAACAGTTCCTTTGGCTGATTTGTTAGAATATTACTCACGGGAACAAGTTAACTTCTTTGTGGGACGTGGTGCTGTTACCATTGTTCAAAAGGAAGTCCAACGTTCAGCTGCCTACTTTGAAGGAATTGAATCGAATCAAGCCCTAGAGTTAAATCCAGAACAAAAAGAAGCCTGTGAGGCAGTTGTTGGAGCGATTGGGAAAGAACATCCTCCATTTCTTCTACAAGGAATCACAGGAAGTGGGAAAACGGAGGTTTACTTGCAGATTATCCAAGGAGCCTTGGATATGGGGAAAACAGCTATCGTTTTAGTCCCAGAAATCTCTTTGACACCTCAAATGACAGAGCGTTTCATTGCTCGTTTTGGTGATAAAGTAGCCATTCTCCATTCAGGTTTGTCCAATGGTGAAAAGTACGACGAATGGCGCAAGGTGGAGCGAGGAGAAGCCCAGGTAGTTGTTGGTGCTAGGTCTGCCATTTTTGCACCTTTGAAAAATCTAGGGGTAATCATTATCGATGAGGAGCACGAGGCCAGCTACAAGCAAGACAGTAATCCGCGTTATCATGCTAGAGATGTGGCTCTTTTACGGGCTCAGTACAATCAAGCTGCTCTAGTCCTGGGTTCTGCAACACCGAGTCTAGAAAGCCGTGCGCGTGCTGGCAAGGGCGTCTATCAGCATCTGCGTCTAACTAAACGTGCCAATCCTTTAGCAAGTGTTCCTCAAGTCCAACTGATTGATTTCCGTGATTATATCGGACAAAATGAGGCGTCGAACTTCACACCACCTCTGATTGAGGCCATTCGAGATCGATTGGATAAAAAAGAGCAGGTGGTTCTCATGCTCAATCGCCGTGGCTATTCTAGCTTTGTCATGTGTCGGGAATGTGGTACTGTGGATACCTGTCCTAACTGCGATATTTCCTTGACGCTTCACATGGATACTAAAACGATGAACTGTCATTATTGTGGTTTTTCGAAAGAAATTCCCCATGTCTGTCCAAACTGTCAGAGTCGTAGTATTCGATACTATGGAACGGGAACTCAAAAGGCCTACGATGAGCTAGCAGAACTCTTTCCAGAGGCTTGCATTTTACGCATGGATGTAGATACAACTCGCAAAAAGGGCAGTCACCAAGCTCTACTTGAACAATTTGGCAAGGGTGAAGCGGACATATTACTAGGAACCCAGATGATTGCCAAGGGCTTGGATTTTCCAAATGTGACCTTGGTTGGTGTTCTCAATGCGGACACAGCCTTGAACCTGCCTGATTTCCGTTCTTCTGAGAGGACCTTCCAACTCTTGACCCAGGTAGCAGGTCGCGCCGGTCGTGCTGAAAAGGCAGGTCAGGTCTTGATTCAGTCCTATAATCCTCAGCATTATGCCATTCGTTTTGCCAAGGATCAGGATTACGAAGGTTTTTATGCCTATGAAATGGGCATCAGACGTCAGTTGGGTTACCCACCTTATTATTTCACTATTGGAATCACCTTATCTCATAAAAAAGAGGAAGAGGTTCTTAGACGTGCTTATCAAGTCATGGGCATTTTGCGGTCTGGTTTGTCGGATGCTAGTATCATCCTTGGACCAACGCCTAAACCGATCGCTCGTACGCATAACCTCTATCATTACCAAATTTTAATTAAATATCGTTTAGAAGATGAGTTGGCCTCGACCCTTAATCAGGTTTTGGCTCTAACTCAAGAACGTGAAAATAGCGAACTTCGTCTCAGTATTGACCACGAACCGCAACAATTTTTATAGAAGGAGAGAAGATGACAAAACTAATCTTTATGGGAACGCCCGAGTTTTCGGCAACCGTTTTGAAGGGGCTTTTGTCAGATGACCGCTACGAGATTGTAGCTGTTGTAACTCAGCCAGATCGTGCTGTCGGACGTAAAAAAGTCATCCAAGAAACCCCAGTAAAACAAGCAGCTAAAGAAGCAGGGCTTCCTATCTACCAACCAGAAAAATTATCAGGTAGTCCAGAAATGGAAGCTATCATGAACTTGGGTGCTGATGGAATTGTGACTGCAGCTTTTGGACAATTTCTCCCAAGTAAACTCCTTGATAGCATGGATTTTGCGGTCAACGTTCATGCTTCGCTTCTTCCAAAACACCGTGGTGGTGCTCCTATTCATTATGCCTTGATTCAGGGTGATGAAGAGGCAGGAGTAACCATTATGGAAATGGTCAAGGAAATGGATGCAGGAGACATGATTTCTCGT from Streptococcus sp. oral taxon 061 includes these protein-coding regions:
- the gmk gene encoding guanylate kinase; this translates as MADRGLLIVFSGPSGVGKGTVRREIFESSENQFQYSVSMTTRAQRPGEVDGVDYFFRTRAEFEELIRQGQMLEYAEYVGNYYGTPLTYVNETLDKGIDVFLEIEVQGALQVKKKVPDAVFIFLTPPDLEELQDRLVGRGTDSAEVIAQRIEKAKEEIALMREYDYAIVNDHVPLAAERVKRVIEAEHFRVDRVIGHYQDMLPKSPTIR
- the rpoZ gene encoding DNA-directed RNA polymerase subunit omega — its product is MMLKPSIDTLLDKVPSKYSLVILLAKRAHELEAGATPTQEFKSEKSTLRALEEIESGNVTIHPDPEGKREAVRRRIEEERRLREEEEKKIKEQIAKEKEEGEKI
- a CDS encoding primosomal protein N'; translated protein: MAIAKIIVDVPLMQTDQPYSYKIPEEFKDMLEVGMRVHVPFGKANRLIQGIVLGMEQENDTEVADEDLKEIAEVLDFSPVLTEEQLWLAEELRKSVFSYKISILKAMLPGFLNSSYDKILYPLEGLSQEDRHRLFGSQDSLAFSSLDLEKQAEMMRLTRKGLLKLEYQAVDQKKVKTQSWVEVNPDKLEKLEISNRAKKKLELREYLLAHPATVPLADLLEYYSREQVNFFVGRGAVTIVQKEVQRSAAYFEGIESNQALELNPEQKEACEAVVGAIGKEHPPFLLQGITGSGKTEVYLQIIQGALDMGKTAIVLVPEISLTPQMTERFIARFGDKVAILHSGLSNGEKYDEWRKVERGEAQVVVGARSAIFAPLKNLGVIIIDEEHEASYKQDSNPRYHARDVALLRAQYNQAALVLGSATPSLESRARAGKGVYQHLRLTKRANPLASVPQVQLIDFRDYIGQNEASNFTPPLIEAIRDRLDKKEQVVLMLNRRGYSSFVMCRECGTVDTCPNCDISLTLHMDTKTMNCHYCGFSKEIPHVCPNCQSRSIRYYGTGTQKAYDELAELFPEACILRMDVDTTRKKGSHQALLEQFGKGEADILLGTQMIAKGLDFPNVTLVGVLNADTALNLPDFRSSERTFQLLTQVAGRAGRAEKAGQVLIQSYNPQHYAIRFAKDQDYEGFYAYEMGIRRQLGYPPYYFTIGITLSHKKEEEVLRRAYQVMGILRSGLSDASIILGPTPKPIARTHNLYHYQILIKYRLEDELASTLNQVLALTQERENSELRLSIDHEPQQFL